In a genomic window of Streptomyces sp. NBC_01231:
- a CDS encoding response regulator — protein sequence MVQKAKILLVDDRPENLLALEAILSALDQTLVRASSGEEALKALLTDDFAVILLDVQMPGMDGFETAAHIKRRERTRDIPIIFLTAINHGPHHTFRGYAAGAVDYISKPFDPWVLRAKVSVFVELYMKNCQLREQAALLRLQLEGGGGKSAAGEAKEPAGLLAELSARLAAVEEQAEALSKQLDDDSADAAAVATAAHLERKLTGLRRALDALEPGTGSAPSLPSQN from the coding sequence ATGGTGCAGAAGGCCAAGATCCTCCTGGTCGATGACCGGCCGGAGAATCTGCTGGCGCTGGAGGCCATCCTCTCTGCGCTCGATCAGACGCTGGTGCGGGCATCGTCCGGGGAGGAAGCGCTCAAGGCGCTGCTCACGGACGACTTCGCGGTCATTCTGCTGGACGTCCAGATGCCGGGCATGGACGGATTCGAAACGGCCGCGCACATCAAGCGGCGGGAGAGGACCCGGGACATCCCGATCATCTTCCTCACCGCGATCAACCACGGACCGCATCACACCTTCCGCGGGTACGCGGCGGGTGCGGTCGACTACATCTCGAAGCCGTTCGATCCCTGGGTGCTGCGCGCCAAGGTGTCCGTGTTCGTCGAGCTGTACATGAAGAACTGTCAGCTGCGTGAGCAGGCGGCCCTGTTGCGGCTCCAGTTGGAGGGCGGGGGCGGCAAGTCCGCGGCCGGCGAGGCCAAGGAGCCCGCGGGACTGCTCGCCGAGCTGTCCGCGCGGCTCGCGGCCGTCGAGGAACAGGCCGAGGCGCTGTCCAAGCAGTTGGACGACGATTCCGCGGACGCGGCGGCGGTGGCCACGGCGGCCCATCTCGAACGCAAACTCACGGGGTTGCGGCGCGCGCTGGACGCGCTGGAGCCGGGCACCGGGAGTGCCCCCTCGCTGCCGTCACAGAACTGA
- a CDS encoding HAMP domain-containing protein: MESGAATRGTKTRAKGGQSPSNQRKARGGTTAVDTAALNRLMVALVAMRDGNFRKRLTVTGDGPMSEIAAVFNEVADRNLHLTGELARVRRMVGREGKLTERLETGACEGSWAAAIDNSNALVDDLARPVSEVGRVLSAVAEGDLSPRMELRTQVPDGAGHPLRGEFLRVGRTVNNLVDQLSTFTDEVTRVASEVGTEGKLGGQARVRGMSGSWKDLTESVNTMAYRLTAQVRDIALVTTAVAKGDLSRKVTVHVEGEMLELKNTVNTMVDQLSSFSSEVTRVAREVGVEGELGGQAQVPGVAGVWKDLTDSVNLMAGNLTAQVRGIAQVTTAVANGDLSQKVTVSARGEVAQLADTINQMTETLRIFADEVTRVANEVGAEGQLGGQANVPGAAGTWKDLTDSVNTVFRNLTTQVRDIAAVTTAVANGDLSQKVTVDVAGEMLELKNTVNGMVDQLSAFGAEVTRVAREVGVEGELGGQAQVPGAAGTWKDLTDSVNTAFRNLTGQVRNIAQVTTAVANGDLSQKVTVDVSGEMLQLKNTVNTMVDQLSAFADQVTRMARDVGTEGRLGGQAVVPGVSGTWKELTDSVNFMGGNLTSQVRQIAQVTTAVARGDLSQKIDVDARGEILELKNTINTMVDQLSAFADQVTRVAREVGTAGQLGGQAQVPGVAGVWRDLTDSVNGMASNLTGQVRNIAQVATAVARGDLSQKITVDARGEILELKNTLNTMVDQLSSFAEEVTRVAREVGTEGILGGQAEVQGVSGTWKDLTQSVNFMANNLTIQVRNIAEVTTAVAKGDLSKKITVDARGEILELVTTVNTMVDQLSSFAEQVTRVAREVGTEGILGGQAHASGVTGIWKDLTDNVNLMANNLTVQVRNISQVAAAVANGDLTRTVTIEARGEVAQLADTFNTMVKTLSSFADQVTKVAREVGTDGILGGQARVPGVAGTWKDLTESVNQMASNLTGQVRNIAMVTTAIAKGDLTKKIDIDARGEILELKTTINTMVDQLSSFAEEVTRVAREVGTEGQLGGQARVRDVDGTWRDLTESVNEMAGNLTRQVRAIARVATAVTRGDLNLKIDVDASGEIQELQDYINKMIANLRDTTIANKEQDWLKGNLARISALMQGRRDLADVASLIMSELTPVVSAQHGAFFLTMPLLDGKDIRAESEDAYELRMLGSYGYSMGSMPTSFRPGEALIGTAAQEKRTILVENAPSGYLKISSGLGEAPPAQVIVLPVLFEGQVLGVIELASFTPFTQIQRDFLNQIAEMIATSVNTISVNTKTEVLLKQSQELTEQLRERSAELENRQKALQASNAELEEKAELLAQQNRDIEVKNTEIEEARQVLEERAEQLAVSMRYKSEFLANMSHELRTPLNSLLILAKLLADNAEGNLSPKQVEFAETIHGAGSDLLQLINDILDLSKVEAGKMDVSPTRIALVQLVDYVEATFRPLTAEKGLDLSVRVSPELPATLHTDEQRLLQVLRNLLSNAVKFTDSGAVELVIRPAGRDVPPAIREQLLEAGSLRDPGADLIAFSVTDTGIGIAASKMRVIFEAFKQADGTTSRKYGGTGLGLSISREIAQLLGGEIHAQSETGRGSTFTLYLPLYPSELPPQGYQQLAPALGAGDLVASASRQLESIELSDVEIETPAEVKSYRETQNGAAALFRRRRRPVQEIEQRHAQLEQWPTAMEQETTPKPRRGIRFGGEKVLIVDDDIRNVFALTSVLEQHGLSVLYAENGREGIEVLEQHDDVAVVLMDIMMPEMDGYATTTAIRRMPQFAGLPIVALTAKAMKGDREKAIESGASDYVTKPVDPDHLLSVMDQWMRGE; encoded by the coding sequence GTGGAGTCTGGCGCAGCGACGCGGGGCACTAAAACGCGCGCGAAAGGCGGACAGTCCCCGAGTAACCAGCGCAAGGCGCGTGGTGGGACCACCGCGGTGGACACGGCTGCCCTGAACAGACTGATGGTGGCTCTCGTGGCGATGCGCGACGGGAACTTCCGTAAGCGGCTCACGGTGACCGGTGACGGGCCGATGTCGGAGATCGCCGCGGTTTTCAACGAGGTGGCCGACCGTAATCTTCATCTGACGGGTGAGCTGGCGCGTGTGCGGCGCATGGTGGGGCGCGAGGGAAAGCTCACAGAACGGCTGGAAACAGGCGCCTGTGAGGGTTCCTGGGCGGCCGCCATCGACAACTCGAACGCCCTTGTGGACGATTTGGCACGGCCTGTCTCCGAGGTCGGCCGGGTGCTGTCGGCGGTGGCGGAGGGCGATCTGTCGCCTCGTATGGAGTTGCGGACGCAGGTCCCGGACGGGGCCGGGCATCCGCTGCGCGGCGAGTTCCTGAGGGTCGGGCGGACGGTCAACAACCTGGTCGACCAGTTGTCGACGTTCACCGACGAGGTCACGCGTGTGGCCAGTGAGGTGGGCACCGAGGGCAAGCTGGGCGGTCAGGCCCGGGTGCGCGGTATGTCCGGTTCGTGGAAGGACCTCACCGAGTCCGTCAACACCATGGCGTACCGGCTGACGGCGCAGGTGCGGGACATCGCGCTGGTGACCACGGCGGTCGCCAAGGGTGACTTGTCCCGGAAGGTCACGGTTCATGTCGAAGGCGAGATGCTGGAGCTGAAGAACACCGTCAACACGATGGTGGATCAGCTGTCCTCGTTCTCCTCCGAGGTGACCCGGGTCGCGCGCGAGGTGGGCGTCGAGGGCGAGCTGGGCGGCCAGGCGCAGGTGCCCGGTGTGGCCGGTGTGTGGAAGGACCTCACCGATTCGGTGAACCTCATGGCCGGCAACCTGACGGCCCAGGTGCGTGGGATCGCCCAGGTGACGACGGCGGTCGCCAACGGTGACCTGTCGCAGAAGGTGACGGTGTCGGCGCGCGGCGAGGTCGCGCAGCTCGCGGACACGATCAACCAGATGACCGAGACGCTGCGGATCTTCGCGGACGAGGTCACGCGCGTGGCCAACGAGGTCGGTGCCGAGGGGCAGCTCGGCGGGCAGGCGAACGTGCCGGGCGCGGCGGGGACGTGGAAGGACCTCACCGATTCGGTGAACACGGTCTTCCGGAACCTCACCACGCAGGTGCGGGACATTGCCGCCGTGACGACGGCGGTGGCCAACGGTGACCTGTCGCAGAAGGTCACCGTGGACGTGGCCGGTGAGATGCTGGAGCTGAAGAACACCGTCAACGGGATGGTGGACCAGCTCTCCGCGTTCGGTGCCGAGGTCACGCGGGTGGCGCGCGAGGTCGGCGTCGAGGGTGAGCTGGGCGGTCAGGCGCAGGTGCCGGGGGCCGCGGGGACGTGGAAGGATCTCACCGACTCCGTCAACACCGCGTTCCGGAATCTCACCGGACAGGTGAGGAACATCGCGCAGGTCACCACGGCCGTGGCCAACGGCGACCTCTCGCAGAAGGTCACCGTGGACGTCTCCGGTGAGATGCTCCAGCTGAAGAACACCGTGAACACGATGGTGGACCAGCTGTCGGCCTTCGCCGACCAGGTGACGCGGATGGCCCGGGACGTGGGCACCGAGGGACGGCTGGGCGGTCAGGCCGTGGTCCCGGGCGTCTCCGGTACGTGGAAGGAACTCACCGACTCCGTCAACTTCATGGGTGGCAACCTCACCTCGCAGGTGCGGCAGATCGCCCAGGTGACGACGGCGGTGGCCCGGGGTGACCTGTCCCAGAAGATCGACGTCGACGCGCGCGGCGAGATCCTGGAGCTGAAGAACACCATCAACACGATGGTCGACCAGCTCTCCGCCTTCGCCGACCAGGTGACCCGGGTCGCCCGCGAAGTGGGCACGGCCGGGCAGCTCGGCGGTCAGGCGCAGGTGCCCGGCGTCGCCGGTGTGTGGCGTGATCTGACGGACTCCGTGAACGGAATGGCGTCCAACCTGACCGGCCAGGTGCGCAACATTGCGCAGGTCGCGACGGCGGTGGCCCGGGGTGACCTGTCCCAGAAGATCACCGTGGACGCGCGCGGCGAGATCCTGGAGCTGAAGAACACCCTGAACACGATGGTGGACCAGCTGTCGTCGTTCGCGGAAGAGGTCACGCGTGTGGCCCGTGAGGTGGGAACGGAGGGCATCCTCGGCGGTCAGGCCGAGGTGCAGGGTGTCTCCGGTACCTGGAAGGACCTCACGCAGTCCGTGAACTTCATGGCGAACAACCTGACGATCCAGGTGCGCAACATCGCCGAGGTCACGACCGCGGTCGCCAAGGGTGATCTGTCGAAGAAGATCACCGTCGACGCGAGGGGCGAGATCCTCGAACTCGTCACCACCGTGAACACGATGGTGGACCAGTTGTCGTCGTTCGCCGAGCAGGTGACCCGGGTGGCCCGCGAGGTGGGGACCGAGGGCATCCTGGGCGGCCAGGCGCACGCGTCGGGTGTCACGGGCATCTGGAAGGACCTCACCGACAACGTCAACCTGATGGCCAACAACCTGACCGTGCAGGTGCGGAACATCTCCCAGGTCGCCGCGGCCGTCGCCAACGGTGACCTGACGCGGACGGTGACGATCGAGGCGCGCGGGGAGGTCGCTCAGCTCGCCGACACCTTCAACACCATGGTGAAGACGCTGAGTTCGTTCGCCGACCAGGTCACCAAGGTGGCCCGCGAGGTGGGCACGGACGGCATCCTGGGCGGTCAGGCGCGAGTGCCGGGTGTGGCCGGTACGTGGAAGGACCTCACCGAGTCGGTGAACCAGATGGCGTCCAACCTGACCGGTCAGGTGCGGAACATCGCCATGGTGACCACGGCCATCGCCAAGGGTGACCTGACCAAGAAGATCGACATCGACGCCCGCGGTGAGATCCTCGAACTCAAGACGACGATCAACACCATGGTCGATCAGCTGTCGTCGTTCGCCGAGGAGGTCACCCGAGTCGCCCGAGAGGTGGGCACGGAAGGCCAGCTGGGTGGTCAGGCACGGGTGCGGGACGTCGACGGCACCTGGCGCGACCTCACCGAGTCGGTGAACGAGATGGCCGGGAACCTGACCCGGCAGGTGCGTGCCATCGCGCGCGTGGCGACCGCGGTGACCCGTGGCGACCTGAACCTGAAGATCGACGTGGACGCGTCCGGGGAGATCCAGGAACTCCAGGACTACATCAACAAGATGATCGCCAACCTGCGCGACACCACGATCGCCAACAAGGAGCAGGACTGGCTCAAGGGCAACCTGGCCCGTATCTCCGCGCTGATGCAGGGCCGCCGCGACCTGGCGGACGTGGCCTCCCTGATCATGAGCGAGCTGACGCCGGTGGTGTCCGCACAGCACGGCGCGTTCTTCCTCACGATGCCGCTCCTCGACGGCAAGGACATCCGAGCCGAGAGCGAGGACGCGTACGAACTGCGCATGCTCGGGTCGTACGGCTACTCGATGGGCTCCATGCCGACGTCGTTCCGGCCGGGTGAGGCGCTCATCGGGACGGCCGCCCAGGAGAAGCGCACGATTTTGGTGGAGAACGCGCCCAGCGGGTATCTCAAGATCTCCTCCGGTCTCGGGGAGGCGCCGCCCGCACAAGTGATCGTCCTTCCGGTGCTGTTCGAGGGGCAGGTGCTCGGAGTCATCGAGTTGGCCTCCTTCACTCCCTTTACGCAGATTCAGAGGGATTTCCTCAACCAGATCGCCGAGATGATCGCGACCAGCGTCAACACCATCTCCGTCAACACCAAGACCGAGGTGCTGCTGAAGCAGTCGCAGGAGCTCACCGAGCAACTGCGTGAGCGGTCGGCCGAGTTGGAGAACCGGCAGAAGGCTCTCCAGGCCTCGAACGCCGAACTCGAGGAGAAGGCCGAGCTGCTGGCCCAGCAGAACCGGGACATCGAGGTCAAGAACACCGAGATCGAGGAGGCGCGCCAGGTCCTGGAGGAGCGCGCCGAGCAGCTCGCCGTGTCGATGCGCTACAAGAGCGAGTTCCTCGCGAACATGTCGCACGAGCTGCGCACGCCGCTCAACTCGCTGCTGATCCTGGCCAAGCTGCTCGCCGACAACGCCGAGGGGAATCTCTCCCCGAAGCAGGTCGAGTTCGCGGAGACGATCCACGGGGCCGGTTCCGACCTGCTCCAGCTGATCAACGACATCCTGGACCTGTCGAAGGTCGAGGCGGGCAAGATGGACGTCTCGCCGACGCGTATCGCGCTGGTCCAGCTCGTCGACTACGTGGAGGCGACCTTCCGGCCGCTGACCGCGGAGAAGGGCCTGGACCTGTCCGTGCGGGTGTCGCCGGAGCTGCCCGCCACGCTGCACACCGACGAACAGCGGCTGCTCCAGGTGCTGCGCAACCTGCTGTCCAACGCGGTGAAGTTCACCGACTCCGGGGCGGTCGAGCTGGTCATCAGGCCGGCCGGCCGGGATGTGCCGCCGGCGATCCGCGAGCAGCTCCTGGAAGCCGGTTCGCTGCGGGATCCGGGCGCCGACCTGATCGCGTTCTCGGTGACCGACACCGGTATCGGGATCGCCGCCAGCAAGATGCGAGTGATCTTCGAGGCGTTCAAGCAGGCGGACGGTACGACCAGTCGCAAGTACGGCGGTACCGGTCTGGGGCTGTCGATCTCGCGGGAGATCGCTCAGTTGCTCGGCGGTGAGATCCACGCGCAGAGCGAGACGGGACGTGGTTCGACGTTCACGCTGTATTTGCCGCTGTACCCGAGCGAACTGCCGCCGCAGGGCTATCAGCAGCTGGCGCCCGCCTTGGGAGCCGGCGACCTCGTGGCGTCCGCTTCGAGGCAGCTCGAGTCGATCGAGCTGTCCGACGTGGAGATCGAGACGCCGGCCGAGGTGAAGTCGTACCGGGAGACGCAGAACGGCGCCGCCGCGCTCTTCCGGCGCCGCCGCAGGCCCGTGCAGGAGATCGAACAGCGGCACGCGCAGCTGGAGCAGTGGCCGACGGCCATGGAGCAGGAGACGACGCCCAAGCCGCGCCGCGGCATCCGGTTCGGCGGGGAGAAGGTGCTGATCGTCGACGACGACATCCGCAATGTCTTCGCGCTGACCAGCGTCCTCGAACAGCACGGGCTGTCCGTGCTGTACGCCGAGAACGGTCGCGAGGGCATCGAGGTGCTGGAGCAGCACGACGACGTGGCGGTCGTCCTGATGGACATCATGATGCCCGAGATGGACGGTTACGCGACGACCACGGCGATCCGAAGGATGCCGCAGTTCGCCGGGCTGCCGATCGTCGCGCTGACCGCGAAGGCGATGAAGGGGGACCGGGAGAAGGCGATCGAGTCGGGTGCCTCCGACTACGTCACCAAGCCGGTCGATCCGGATCACCTGTTGTCGGTGATGGATCAGTGGATGCGTGGCGAGTGA